In Gloeomargarita sp. SRBZ-1_bins_9, one genomic interval encodes:
- the cysE gene encoding serine O-acetyltransferase yields MGRFWETLVADFQIIFERDPAARNPLEVILCYPGWHAVLMYRLAHVLYRWGIPLIPRLISHIARFLTGIEIHPGAQIGKGFFIDHGMGVVIGETTVIGDYCLLYQGVTLGGTGKEKGKRHPTLGDHVIVGAGAKVLGNITIGNHVRVGAGSVVLRSVPSYCTVVGVPGRLICKDATVEPLEHGRLPDSEAQAIRVLADRIEELERQVQALRQGQTSPEPPAPTTTAQHKALEEFLDGAGI; encoded by the coding sequence ATGGGGCGATTTTGGGAAACATTGGTGGCAGATTTTCAGATCATTTTTGAGCGGGACCCGGCGGCGCGTAACCCTCTGGAGGTAATCCTGTGTTATCCGGGGTGGCATGCGGTGTTGATGTACCGGCTGGCCCATGTCCTGTATCGGTGGGGTATCCCCCTCATCCCCCGCTTGATTTCCCATATCGCCCGGTTTTTGACGGGGATCGAAATCCATCCGGGTGCCCAGATCGGCAAGGGGTTTTTTATTGACCACGGTATGGGGGTGGTGATCGGGGAAACGACGGTCATCGGCGATTATTGCTTGCTCTATCAGGGGGTGACTTTGGGGGGGACCGGGAAGGAGAAGGGTAAGCGTCATCCGACCCTAGGGGACCATGTGATTGTGGGGGCGGGGGCGAAGGTGCTGGGCAATATCACTATCGGCAACCATGTGCGGGTGGGGGCGGGTTCGGTGGTCCTGCGTTCGGTGCCCTCCTATTGCACGGTGGTGGGGGTGCCGGGGCGATTGATCTGTAAAGATGCGACGGTTGAACCCCTGGAGCACGGGCGCTTACCGGATTCGGAGGCTCAGGCGATTCGGGTGTTGGCGGACCGGATTGAGGAACTGGAGCGCCAGGTGCAGGCTTTGCGCCAGGGACAGACGTCCCCCGAACCGCCAGCCCCAACGACGACAGCCCAGCACAAGGCCCTGGAGGAGTTCCTGGACGGGGCGGGGATTTAG
- a CDS encoding DUF2996 domain-containing protein, whose protein sequence is MSEAEQPVTEAQRAKEKAAAKAPPLEAKPLSEFVQEHFFPALKAALAAKGLADVQLQWLPEQNQVRGTWDNHEFAITFTQGTLQGLKTFTYSSYGAPPSTVESFMIDERKVTLDLLVFYTLQRLTAQKVLVLN, encoded by the coding sequence ATGAGCGAGGCGGAACAGCCCGTGACCGAGGCGCAGAGGGCCAAGGAGAAAGCAGCGGCTAAGGCGCCCCCCCTCGAAGCCAAGCCTCTGTCGGAGTTTGTCCAGGAGCATTTTTTCCCGGCCCTCAAGGCAGCGTTGGCGGCTAAGGGCCTGGCGGATGTGCAGTTGCAGTGGTTGCCGGAGCAGAACCAGGTGCGGGGGACCTGGGACAACCATGAATTTGCCATTACCTTTACCCAGGGCACGTTGCAGGGCCTGAAGACCTTTACCTACAGCAGTTACGGCGCACCCCCCAGCACGGTGGAATCCTTCATGATTGACGAGCGCAAAGTGACTTTGGATTTGCTGGTGTTCTACACCCTACAGCGGCTGACGGCCCAAAAGGTGCTGGTGTTGAACTAG
- a CDS encoding anti-sigma regulatory factor has protein sequence MTAGIPEEKSVAGALRCDRIVVNSDIQALTQILDWFAQFNQPPLTYETWWFCQLVLDEGFTNAVRHAHRDLPASTPITVEVAVFPDTIEIRIWDQGPFFDLQAKLAKLEYTPRDPEPEGGMGLIFLTRFADVVEYQRYPGGNCLFLRKRFPPVSTS, from the coding sequence TTGACTGCCGGAATCCCTGAAGAAAAGTCGGTTGCTGGAGCGCTGCGGTGCGACCGGATCGTCGTTAATTCGGATATCCAGGCTTTGACCCAAATTTTGGACTGGTTTGCCCAGTTTAATCAACCTCCCCTGACCTACGAGACTTGGTGGTTTTGCCAGTTGGTCCTGGATGAGGGGTTTACCAACGCCGTGCGTCATGCCCACCGGGATTTACCGGCCAGCACGCCCATTACGGTGGAGGTAGCGGTTTTCCCGGACACCATTGAGATACGCATTTGGGACCAGGGACCGTTTTTTGACCTGCAGGCGAAGTTGGCCAAGCTGGAATATACCCCCCGCGACCCTGAACCGGAAGGGGGCATGGGCTTGATTTTTTTGACCCGCTTTGCCGATGTGGTGGAATACCAACGATACCCAGGGGGCAATTGCCTGTTCTTGCGCAAGCGATTCCCCCCGGTTTCCACTTCCTAG
- a CDS encoding AI-2E family transporter: MRITGSLPPWLTWGLVLPLVVLNGWLLLITVKYLQPLVNILVIATVLSFLLDYPINLLQSWGMRRSWAVLLVLLTALTGVTIAGVTLGPVVVKQVNELVVRLPNWLASGADQLESLERWAQVHRLNLDLSGLADQLATSLSRQLKTLTTRVLGLAVDTVSWVVEVLVTLVLTLYLVLFGERLWTGIFSWFPERLGSLVRRSLHSNFYNYFLGQATIGVVLGSLMTLAFVLLQVPLALLFGLIVGLASLVPFGGAVSIGVISLLIALQNAWLGLRVFVVAILLAQLNEHLIAPRILGNVVGLNPVWIILSLLLGAKLAGLLGVFIAVPVAGSIKSVADQLRLAEPSLPGKMVAKV; the protein is encoded by the coding sequence ATGCGCATAACTGGCTCGTTGCCCCCCTGGCTGACTTGGGGCTTGGTCCTGCCCCTGGTGGTCCTCAACGGCTGGCTGCTGTTGATCACGGTGAAGTATTTACAGCCCCTGGTGAATATCCTGGTGATTGCCACGGTGCTGTCATTTTTGCTGGACTATCCCATCAACCTGTTGCAGTCCTGGGGGATGCGCCGCTCCTGGGCGGTGTTGCTGGTCCTGTTGACGGCCCTGACGGGGGTAACCATCGCCGGGGTGACCCTAGGACCGGTGGTGGTCAAGCAGGTGAACGAATTGGTGGTGCGTTTACCAAACTGGTTGGCCTCGGGGGCAGACCAGCTGGAGAGTCTGGAGCGCTGGGCGCAGGTCCACCGGCTGAATCTGGATTTGAGTGGGCTAGCAGACCAGTTGGCCACCAGCCTTTCCCGGCAGTTGAAGACCCTGACCACGCGGGTGCTGGGGCTGGCGGTGGACACGGTCAGTTGGGTGGTGGAGGTGCTGGTGACCCTGGTGCTGACGCTGTATTTGGTGCTGTTTGGGGAACGGCTCTGGACGGGGATATTCTCCTGGTTTCCCGAGCGGTTGGGGTCCCTGGTGCGCCGGTCGCTGCACAGCAACTTTTACAACTACTTTCTCGGGCAGGCGACGATTGGGGTGGTGCTGGGCAGTTTGATGACCCTGGCCTTTGTCCTATTGCAGGTACCCTTGGCCCTGTTGTTTGGGTTGATCGTGGGGTTGGCCAGCCTGGTGCCCTTTGGAGGGGCTGTTTCGATTGGGGTCATTAGCCTACTGATTGCCCTGCAAAATGCGTGGCTGGGCCTGCGGGTGTTTGTGGTGGCGATTCTCTTGGCCCAGTTGAATGAGCATTTGATCGCGCCGCGCATCTTGGGCAACGTGGTGGGTTTGAATCCGGTGTGGATCATCCTGTCGTTGCTACTGGGGGCGAAGTTGGCCGGCTTACTGGGGGTGTTTATCGCCGTGCCGGTGGCCGGTTCGATCAAAAGCGTGGCCGATCAACTGCGCCTGGCGGAACCCTCCCTGCCGGGAAAGATGGTTGCCAAGGTCTAA
- a CDS encoding ferritin-like domain-containing protein yields the protein MTATLVRAFGEMAPNALGLELQVTTPICEGMNRLLASFQALYLQYQKHHFVVEGSEFYMLHQYFQESYEQVAGHTHDLGERLNNLGGIPVASFARLAELCVFTPEPDGMFTCRQMLTHDLQAEQAIITLLRQQAAQAESLGDRATRYLYEQILLKTEERAAHLDHFLAQDSLTLGWR from the coding sequence ATGACGGCAACGTTGGTACGGGCGTTTGGGGAGATGGCGCCAAATGCCCTGGGGTTGGAGTTGCAGGTGACGACGCCTATCTGCGAAGGGATGAATCGCCTGCTGGCCAGTTTCCAGGCCCTGTATTTGCAGTATCAAAAGCATCATTTTGTGGTGGAGGGGTCAGAGTTTTATATGCTCCACCAGTATTTTCAGGAAAGTTATGAGCAGGTGGCGGGCCACACCCACGACCTGGGGGAGCGGTTGAACAATTTGGGGGGCATCCCGGTGGCCAGTTTTGCCCGCCTGGCGGAGTTGTGCGTGTTTACGCCGGAGCCGGATGGGATGTTTACCTGCCGGCAAATGCTCACCCACGACCTGCAGGCGGAGCAGGCAATCATAACTCTGTTGCGGCAGCAGGCGGCGCAAGCCGAAAGTCTAGGCGACCGGGCCACCCGCTACCTCTACGAGCAGATCCTGCTCAAGACGGAAGAACGGGCCGCCCACTTGGATCACTTCCTGGCCCAGGACAGCCTAACGCTGGGGTGGCGATAG
- the sigC gene encoding RNA polymerase sigma factor SigC, with the protein MDREQRPGLEMPETGNPQDLVRLYLQEIGRVELLGRDEEVAEAQRVQRYLRLLELAQAVAQGKTPASPAQQAVLQRYLDLVQLRDQLTAQCGHRPTPQQWAQAAGLSATTLKQVISQGRAVWAELAGMSVETLNQIEQDGLRAKRHMIEANLRLVVSVAKKYQNRGLELLDLVQEGTLGLERAVEKFDPTKGYRFSTYAYWWIRQGITRAIATQSRTIRLPVHVIEKLNKLKKVQRQVAQAQGHTPSLRDIARAMDMRPEQVRELLACIPRAVSLETRVGRDQDTELGELLEAVELSPEERLISEALQQDLQELMNDLTPRERDVIRMRYGLQDGHVYSLAEIGRALNLSRERVRQIESKAMQKLRQPKRRNRMRGYLDSLN; encoded by the coding sequence ATGGATCGAGAACAGAGGCCAGGGCTGGAAATGCCGGAGACCGGTAACCCCCAGGACTTGGTGCGCCTTTATCTCCAGGAGATTGGCCGGGTGGAACTGCTGGGGCGGGATGAGGAGGTCGCCGAAGCCCAGCGGGTGCAGCGCTACCTGCGGTTACTGGAGTTGGCCCAGGCGGTGGCCCAAGGAAAGACCCCAGCCTCCCCTGCGCAACAAGCCGTGCTGCAACGGTATCTCGATTTGGTGCAGTTGCGGGACCAACTGACGGCCCAGTGCGGTCACCGGCCCACCCCCCAGCAATGGGCGCAAGCCGCCGGTTTATCGGCCACCACCCTGAAACAGGTGATCAGCCAAGGGCGGGCGGTCTGGGCGGAACTGGCAGGGATGTCGGTGGAAACCTTGAACCAAATCGAGCAGGACGGGCTGCGGGCCAAAAGACACATGATCGAGGCCAACCTGCGCCTGGTGGTCTCGGTGGCCAAAAAGTATCAAAACCGAGGACTGGAACTCCTGGACCTAGTGCAGGAGGGCACCCTCGGCCTAGAACGGGCGGTCGAAAAATTTGACCCCACCAAGGGCTATCGGTTCAGCACCTACGCCTACTGGTGGATTCGCCAGGGCATCACCCGGGCCATTGCCACCCAGTCCCGCACCATTCGCCTGCCGGTGCACGTGATCGAAAAACTCAATAAATTGAAAAAGGTCCAGCGGCAGGTGGCCCAGGCGCAGGGGCATACCCCCAGTTTGCGGGACATTGCCCGGGCGATGGACATGAGGCCGGAACAGGTGCGGGAATTATTGGCCTGTATTCCCCGGGCGGTGTCCCTGGAGACGCGGGTGGGGCGTGATCAGGATACGGAACTGGGGGAATTGTTGGAGGCGGTAGAACTATCCCCCGAGGAACGACTCATCAGTGAAGCGTTGCAACAGGATTTGCAGGAGCTGATGAACGACTTAACCCCGCGGGAGCGGGATGTGATCCGCATGCGCTACGGGTTACAGGATGGGCATGTGTACTCCCTGGCGGAAATCGGGCGGGCGTTGAATTTATCCCGGGAGCGGGTGCGGCAAATCGAATCCAAGGCCATGCAGAAACTGCGGCAACCCAAGCGGCGGAACCGGATGCGGGGGTATTTGGATTCCCTGAACTAA
- a CDS encoding MoaD/ThiS family protein yields the protein MAVRVLIPTPLQKLTQDREVVECEATSVAELVESLERQWPGMKNRLCDESGQIRRFVNIFVNSEDIRFLQGQETPLRDGDEVSIVPAIAGG from the coding sequence ATGGCAGTGCGGGTGTTGATTCCCACACCTTTACAAAAACTGACCCAGGACCGGGAAGTGGTGGAGTGCGAGGCCACCTCCGTGGCAGAATTAGTGGAGTCCCTGGAGCGGCAATGGCCGGGGATGAAAAATCGCCTGTGCGATGAATCGGGGCAGATCCGCCGGTTTGTGAATATCTTTGTCAACAGCGAGGATATCCGCTTTCTCCAGGGGCAAGAGACGCCGTTGCGGGATGGGGATGAGGTGAGTATTGTACCGGCGATTGCAGGGGGTTAA
- a CDS encoding NAD(P)H dehydrogenase subunit NdhS, which translates to MSQPKATAIVPGAPVRVINPGDVYYGFQGQVQRLSDGKVAVLFEGGNWDKLVTFNPQDLAPADATGRS; encoded by the coding sequence GTGAGTCAACCCAAGGCAACAGCCATTGTCCCGGGTGCACCGGTGCGGGTTATCAACCCAGGCGATGTGTACTACGGTTTCCAAGGCCAGGTGCAACGCCTCAGTGACGGTAAAGTAGCGGTGTTATTTGAAGGGGGCAACTGGGACAAGCTGGTGACCTTTAACCCCCAGGATTTGGCTCCTGCGGATGCCACCGGTCGGTCCTAG
- a CDS encoding YcjF family protein — protein MFGWWGRLRRYPLIGLGMVGAGLWVMGHGWEAGLTLGVGGLALAWLWGRRCLVAKTPAGAPASPRLTRPEVETYLAQLGQELADLEQELGEPQPDLQQDWQALHQALDTPLSIAWAGTWTTLPTLNAPVAVTDAHPAWVIYGVQDRLATAQLETLTRYRQQEQPVQVVWQTAPWQPPTLRQEVQAQLQHIGYTQPLLSITPQPPAVWVRRLQGDGTWEESWEIPPPVLDELVQWLAQRRQEPHWQYRAVIRRGKAFQATLEQRRQAFRAQQAQRIIHKYRLWAAVTAGVNPVPSLDLWATGAINAQMLVDLAQVYRRPLTLSQAKDLVMALGRVLVQMGTIEWVTQWAGTWLKSHWLTYGLGGAVQALSAAYVTHLAGETFVENLQKTPPRELTPGIWQSLRTRLRPPLDGEKLWQQVLPHLRLSH, from the coding sequence ATGTTCGGGTGGTGGGGACGACTGCGGCGTTACCCGTTGATCGGTTTGGGGATGGTCGGCGCCGGTTTGTGGGTTATGGGTCACGGCTGGGAAGCGGGACTGACCTTGGGCGTCGGGGGACTGGCATTGGCTTGGTTATGGGGACGGCGGTGCCTGGTGGCCAAGACTCCGGCGGGAGCACCCGCTAGCCCGAGACTGACCCGCCCTGAGGTCGAGACCTACCTAGCGCAACTGGGCCAGGAGCTGGCCGACCTGGAACAGGAACTAGGCGAACCCCAACCGGACTTACAGCAGGACTGGCAGGCGCTCCACCAGGCCCTGGATACACCCTTGTCCATCGCCTGGGCCGGCACCTGGACCACCTTACCCACCCTGAATGCCCCTGTTGCCGTCACGGACGCTCATCCGGCCTGGGTGATCTATGGGGTGCAGGACCGGCTGGCGACGGCCCAACTCGAAACCCTAACCCGCTACCGGCAGCAAGAACAACCGGTCCAGGTGGTTTGGCAAACCGCCCCCTGGCAACCGCCCACCCTGCGGCAGGAGGTGCAAGCCCAACTCCAGCACATCGGCTATACTCAGCCTTTACTCAGTATCACCCCGCAACCCCCGGCGGTTTGGGTGCGGCGACTGCAAGGGGATGGGACATGGGAAGAATCATGGGAAATCCCACCACCGGTCCTAGATGAACTGGTGCAGTGGTTAGCCCAGCGGCGGCAGGAACCCCATTGGCAGTATCGGGCGGTGATCCGGCGCGGAAAAGCGTTTCAGGCCACCCTAGAGCAACGGCGGCAGGCATTTCGTGCCCAGCAAGCCCAGCGGATCATCCACAAATACCGGTTGTGGGCCGCCGTGACCGCCGGTGTGAATCCGGTGCCGAGTTTAGATTTGTGGGCGACGGGAGCCATCAACGCCCAGATGCTGGTGGATTTGGCCCAGGTGTATCGGCGGCCCCTAACCTTGTCCCAAGCTAAGGACCTGGTGATGGCCCTGGGGCGGGTGCTGGTGCAAATGGGGACCATTGAGTGGGTGACCCAGTGGGCGGGTACATGGCTGAAATCCCATTGGCTAACCTATGGGTTGGGGGGAGCTGTGCAGGCCCTGAGCGCCGCTTATGTCACCCATCTGGCCGGGGAAACGTTTGTCGAAAATTTGCAAAAGACACCCCCACGGGAACTGACGCCGGGGATTTGGCAGTCATTGCGTACACGGTTACGACCGCCCCTGGATGGGGAAAAACTTTGGCAACAGGTGCTCCCCCATTTGCGGTTGAGCCATTAG
- a CDS encoding SpoIIE family protein phosphatase — translation MAKVLVIDDDPTMRLVLQRNLQQQGYEVAVAADGLQGWELAQSWQPALVICDWMMPGLNGLEVCQRLRQTPALATTFFILLTSRDQVADRVQGLDSGADDFLVKPIDASELQARVRAGLRLYQLNRDLQDQKKRLEDELAEAAAYVRSLLPAPRRQGEITADWVYFPSTELGGDCFDYFDLDDRHLVVYVLDVAGHGVGAALLSVSVLNLLRSGSLREVLHQPATVLALLNRFFPMEQHKDKYFTAWYGVYDRQTRQLTYANAGHPAAVLWEPAGQVTTLPGKGLAVGMFPEVTYQEHQQVLAPDARLYVFSDGAYEIPIPPTGRLWGREALVQLLASGEPPTTLLSHIPRGQERWPDDLCLLQLRFH, via the coding sequence ATGGCAAAAGTTTTGGTCATTGATGACGACCCCACCATGCGCCTGGTGCTGCAACGCAACCTCCAGCAGCAAGGCTACGAAGTGGCTGTGGCAGCCGACGGATTGCAAGGGTGGGAACTGGCCCAGAGTTGGCAACCGGCCCTGGTGATCTGCGATTGGATGATGCCGGGACTCAACGGGCTGGAGGTCTGTCAACGGCTACGACAAACACCCGCCTTAGCCACTACTTTTTTTATCCTGCTCACATCCCGGGATCAGGTGGCCGACCGAGTGCAGGGCTTAGATAGCGGCGCCGATGATTTTCTGGTCAAACCCATTGACGCCAGCGAACTGCAAGCGCGGGTGCGGGCGGGGTTGCGCTTGTACCAGTTGAACCGGGATTTGCAAGACCAAAAAAAACGCCTAGAGGACGAACTGGCGGAAGCTGCTGCTTACGTCCGTTCCCTGCTGCCGGCCCCCCGTCGCCAGGGCGAGATCACCGCCGATTGGGTTTACTTCCCCTCCACCGAACTGGGGGGCGATTGTTTCGACTACTTCGACCTGGACGACCGGCATTTGGTGGTTTATGTCCTAGATGTGGCCGGCCATGGGGTGGGTGCTGCCCTGCTATCGGTATCGGTGCTGAATTTGTTGCGCTCCGGCTCCCTGAGGGAGGTGCTACACCAACCGGCAACGGTGCTGGCCCTGCTCAATCGCTTTTTCCCTATGGAGCAGCACAAGGACAAATATTTTACGGCTTGGTACGGCGTTTATGACCGCCAGACGCGCCAATTAACCTACGCCAACGCCGGCCACCCGGCAGCGGTGCTGTGGGAACCTGCAGGACAGGTGACCACCCTACCGGGGAAGGGTTTAGCGGTGGGGATGTTTCCCGAGGTGACCTATCAGGAGCATCAGCAGGTTTTGGCCCCTGATGCCCGGTTGTATGTGTTTAGCGATGGCGCCTACGAAATTCCGATACCGCCGACGGGACGGCTGTGGGGACGGGAGGCCCTGGTGCAACTGCTCGCCAGCGGTGAACCCCCGACTACCCTGCTGTCCCATATCCCCCGTGGACAAGAGCGCTGGCCCGATGACCTGTGCCTGCTCCAGTTGCGCTTTCACTGA
- a CDS encoding peptide ligase PGM1-related protein, which translates to MRWFWLPDLLVTMSRFQELQAYLRRHWQELEAAATILVVPSLSLDQQEMRKIPGSHHYEERLLFSLIRLRNPRARLVYVTSQPLHPSIIDYYLELLPGMPASHARERLLLLSTYDGSNRPLTEKILERPRLLARLRQALPPGRSFMVCFNSTPRERDLSVALDIPLWGLDPDLLYWGTKAGSREIFAESGVPHPDGTKLVFSARDLVEQAAELWARQPTARRLVVKLNEGFSGEGNALLNLPQPPGETHAERVRQIQEQLPRLRFQCETETWENFARRIEELGTIAEVFIEGENKRSPSVQGQITPAGTVEILSTHDQILGGPDGQIYLGCRFPADPAYQAQLQTWGRRIGQTLAAKGALERYGVDFVARELPDGTWDVQAIEINLRKGGTTHPFMTLKFLTNGTFDPASGLFLTPRQHPKYYIATDNLQRPHYRGLLPNDLLDIIVYNSLHFDSTTETGVVFHLMGCLSEYGKLGLTCIGDSPTAAQHLFDQVVRILDEETIATPALGCPGPGSDPSGRPVLPS; encoded by the coding sequence TTGCGCTGGTTCTGGCTCCCTGACCTGCTGGTCACCATGAGTCGTTTTCAGGAATTACAGGCTTATCTGCGCCGGCATTGGCAGGAACTGGAGGCAGCAGCAACTATTTTGGTGGTGCCTTCCTTGAGTTTGGACCAGCAGGAGATGCGCAAAATTCCCGGCAGCCATCACTACGAGGAGCGTCTCCTGTTTTCCCTGATTCGCCTGCGGAACCCCCGCGCCCGTCTAGTCTATGTCACGTCCCAGCCCCTGCACCCCAGCATCATTGACTACTACCTGGAGCTACTGCCGGGGATGCCAGCGTCCCACGCCCGCGAACGGCTGTTGTTGCTGTCCACCTACGATGGGTCGAACCGCCCCCTGACGGAAAAAATCCTGGAACGCCCCCGCCTATTGGCCCGGTTACGTCAGGCGCTGCCCCCTGGTCGCTCCTTTATGGTGTGTTTTAACTCCACCCCCCGGGAGCGGGACTTGTCGGTGGCGCTGGATATTCCCCTGTGGGGCCTCGACCCAGATCTGCTCTACTGGGGGACCAAGGCCGGCAGCCGAGAAATTTTTGCCGAAAGCGGCGTGCCCCATCCCGACGGCACCAAATTGGTCTTTAGCGCCCGAGACCTGGTGGAGCAGGCCGCTGAATTGTGGGCACGCCAACCAACTGCCCGCCGCCTAGTGGTGAAACTTAACGAGGGGTTTTCCGGCGAAGGGAATGCCCTGCTGAATTTGCCCCAACCGCCTGGGGAGACCCACGCCGAGCGGGTTCGACAGATTCAAGAGCAACTGCCCCGCCTGCGCTTCCAGTGCGAGACGGAGACCTGGGAGAACTTTGCCCGGCGGATCGAGGAGCTAGGGACCATTGCCGAGGTGTTTATCGAGGGGGAGAACAAGCGATCCCCCAGCGTCCAGGGGCAAATCACCCCCGCCGGTACGGTGGAAATCCTCTCCACCCACGACCAGATTCTCGGCGGTCCTGATGGTCAGATTTATCTCGGCTGCCGGTTCCCCGCCGACCCGGCCTACCAAGCCCAACTGCAAACCTGGGGGCGCAGGATTGGCCAAACCCTGGCGGCCAAGGGAGCGCTGGAGCGCTACGGGGTGGACTTTGTCGCCCGGGAGTTGCCCGACGGCACCTGGGACGTGCAGGCCATTGAAATCAACCTACGCAAGGGCGGCACCACCCACCCCTTCATGACCCTGAAATTTCTCACCAACGGCACCTTTGATCCCGCCAGTGGTCTCTTCCTAACCCCGCGCCAGCACCCCAAGTACTACATCGCCACCGACAACCTGCAACGCCCCCACTACCGGGGTCTGCTCCCCAACGACCTCTTGGACATTATTGTTTACAACAGCCTGCATTTTGACTCCACCACCGAAACCGGCGTGGTGTTCCATCTTATGGGCTGTTTGTCCGAGTACGGCAAGCTGGGGTTGACCTGTATTGGCGATTCGCCCACCGCGGCCCAGCACCTGTTCGACCAGGTAGTGCGGATTCTGGATGAGGAAACTATCGCCACCCCAGCGTTAGGCTGTCCTGGGCCAGGAAGTGATCCAAGTGGGCGGCCCGTTCTTCCGTCTTGA
- the dusB gene encoding tRNA dihydrouridine synthase DusB, whose amino-acid sequence MLVLSPALQERMRRPLQIGSLVVHSRVFQSPLAGVTDLVFRRLVRRFAPYSLMYTEMVSATGLHYMRQLPRIMELDPGEHPVGIQLFDCRPDFLAAAAERAVAEGADVVDINMGCPVNKITKNGGGSSLLRQPDLAETIVRSVVQAVAPVPVTVKTRLGWNDQEINIVEFAQRMEQAGAQLITVHARTRAQGYNGPARWEWIGRVKAAVSIPVIANGDIFSIAAAVRCLEMTGADGVMCSRGTLGYPFLVGEIDHFFRTGEVLPPPTPSQRLLCAREHLLALWAYKGETGLRQARKHLAWYGRGFPGAAQFREAASCLATLEEGLALIDRTLERLDAQAWPRCA is encoded by the coding sequence ATGTTGGTGCTCAGTCCGGCCTTGCAGGAGCGGATGCGGCGTCCGCTGCAAATTGGCTCTCTGGTGGTCCACAGCCGGGTGTTCCAATCCCCCCTGGCGGGCGTGACGGATTTGGTGTTTCGTCGGCTGGTGCGCCGTTTTGCTCCCTACTCCCTCATGTACACGGAAATGGTGAGCGCCACCGGTTTGCACTACATGCGTCAATTGCCCCGGATTATGGAATTGGACCCCGGCGAGCACCCGGTGGGGATTCAACTGTTTGACTGTCGCCCGGATTTTTTGGCGGCTGCCGCAGAACGGGCGGTGGCGGAAGGGGCGGATGTGGTGGACATCAACATGGGCTGCCCGGTGAATAAGATCACCAAAAACGGCGGTGGCTCGTCCCTGCTGCGACAACCGGACCTGGCAGAAACCATTGTTCGTTCAGTGGTACAAGCGGTGGCGCCGGTGCCGGTGACGGTCAAAACTCGTCTGGGCTGGAATGACCAAGAAATCAACATTGTGGAATTTGCCCAGCGGATGGAGCAGGCAGGCGCCCAGTTGATTACAGTCCATGCCCGGACCCGCGCCCAGGGGTACAATGGCCCTGCTCGCTGGGAATGGATTGGCCGGGTCAAGGCGGCGGTGTCTATTCCGGTGATTGCCAATGGCGATATTTTTTCCATCGCGGCGGCGGTGCGTTGCCTGGAGATGACGGGCGCCGATGGGGTGATGTGCTCCCGGGGGACCTTAGGGTATCCGTTTTTGGTGGGGGAAATTGACCACTTTTTCCGCACCGGTGAGGTGTTGCCCCCCCCTACGCCCAGCCAACGGTTGCTCTGTGCCCGGGAACATTTGCTGGCCCTATGGGCGTACAAGGGGGAGACGGGGTTGCGGCAGGCGCGTAAACATTTGGCCTGGTATGGGCGGGGGTTTCCGGGGGCGGCCCAGTTTCGGGAAGCGGCCAGCTGCTTGGCGACCCTAGAGGAAGGCTTGGCTTTGATTGACCGCACGTTGGAACGGCTGGACGCCCAGGCATGGCCCCGATGCGCATAA